In Arachis hypogaea cultivar Tifrunner chromosome 17, arahy.Tifrunner.gnm2.J5K5, whole genome shotgun sequence, a single window of DNA contains:
- the LOC112766500 gene encoding HVA22-like protein f: protein MGVLGTVARNLDTIVGPGAMLLYPLYASMRAIESPSTLDDQQWLTYWVLYSFITLFELSFHKVLSWLPFWPYMKLVICMWLVLPMFNGAAYIYENYVRRYINVTSYGANDYTMKNKKAIQMMSFDARKAVERYIDRHGPQAFEKVISAAEREANKH from the exons GGTGTCCTTGGAACAGTGGCAAGAAATTTGGATACAATAGTAgg GCCAGGAGCAATGCTTCTTTACCCTCT ATATGCATCAATGAGGGCGATTGAGAGTCCTTCAACCTTAGATGATCAACAGTGGCTAACGTATTGGGTTTTGTACTCCTTCATAACCCTCTTTGAGCTTTCATTTCATAAGGTCCTATCTTG GTTGCCGTTTTGGCCATACATGAAGCTTGTAATATGCATGTGGCTGGTGCTGCCAATGTTCAATGGAGCAGCATATATATATGAGAATTATGTGAGGAGATACATAAATGTAACGAGCTATGGAGCTAATGATTATACCATGAAGAACAAGAAGGCGATTCAGATGATGAGCTTTGATGCTAGGAAAGCTGTTGAACGCTACATCGATAGGCATGGCCCTCAAGCCTTTGAAAAAGTTATCAGTGCTGCTGAGAGAGAAGCAAACAAGCACTGA